A segment of the Leptolyngbya sp. NIES-3755 genome:
GAAGTGCATAGTTATCCTCAATATCTGGAATGAATGTCCAAGGAACAATCTCATCGGTGCGAGTTCCGAAAATTTCGGCTTGAGGATAGCGATCGAGAAATTCCTGATATCGTTGCTGTGCGCCAGGATAGTATGCTTTGCGATTGGGAATTTTCGCGAATTCTTGGCGTAAAAGAGTAAGAAAGCGATCGCGCAATTTCCAGCCTTTCGCAGTCACAATCACTTTCGCCGCTACACAGTTAAAACTCGCATTATGTACCACCATGCTGGCAACATGACGCGCTTGGAACTTCAAATCGGATTCAGACCAATCTCCTGGAACAATCAGCACCGGAGTCACACAGCCTAGCTCTGATGTAATTGGTTTGGAATTCGCGATCGCGTAATAAGTATGATGCGACCCCGTCACATGAATCGAATCAATTTTCGGATGCTGACAAAGATAGCTCCCAACGTCCGCCCCACCATAAACGATTTGCAAAAATCCATCTGTAATTAGCGGCTCAAATGCTTGCTCTAGAAACTTCCCAACATATTCATTTACGGGATTCATCTTGAGCAAAACGACTTGATTTTCTGCGAATAACTTATACAGTGCATCGAGCGGAGCAGTCGAGCCAACATTTCCCGCTCCCAATACCAAAGCAATTCCAGGACGATCGCATTTCACACTCTCAGCCGCATCGACCCAAACTTCTCCCCGAAATCCGAGCCAAAGTAATCGATCGAGCAAATTGTCCGGAAACACCCGCGCAATTCCATTCTCGATCTTGGCGGTTCGTCCTTCTAAAGTTCTGATGATCGCTCTTAACATCATCAGCGTTGTGACCGATCCCGTTAACCATTCTTCGCCCACTGAATCGAATCCTTTCGCTTTGCAAGCCGCGATCGCCCAATCTTCCGCGACCTCGATCGTGCCCTCCATGCAGCGCTTCAAATACTCGATTCGCTTTTCAGTCCCGACTTTCAGCCAATCAGAGGCGCGAGAATCGAGACGAGAAATCGCATTTTCAACTTTGGGGATCATCGTAGGTCAAAATCGTAATGACTATGATATAGTTGTAACTGTTTCGTAATCATTCAGACGAACACTGCTACTCTTGCAAGGAGAAAAATCCCATGACCCAAGAAGGATGCTTGCGTGTCGGTCAGAGCGCACCCGATTTTGCAGCAACGGCTGTGATCGATCAAGAATTCAAAGACATCAAACTGTCTGACTATCGCGGCAAATACGTTGTCCTGTTCTTCTACCCGCTCGATTTTACCTTTGTTTGTCCGACTGAAATCACCGCATTTAGCGATCGCTACGAAGAATTTAAAGCGATCGGAACTGAAATCCTTGGCGTATCAGTTGACAGTGCGTTCTCTCACTTGGCTTGGATTCAAACCGATCGGAAGTCTGGTGGAGTCGGCGACCTGACCTATCCTTTGGTTTCTGACATCAAGAAAGAAATCAGCACGGCTTACAATGTGCTCGATCCTGAGCAGGGTATTGCTTTGCGTGGTTTGTTCATCATCGACAAAGATGGTGTGATTCAACATTCGACGATCAATAACTTGTCGTTTGGTCGGAGCGTGGATGAAACGCTGCGGACTCTGCAAGCGATCCAGTATGTTCAATCTCACCCGGATGAAGTTTGCCCCGCAGGTTGGAAGCCGGGTGATCAAACAATGAATCCTGATCCGGTGAAGTCGAAAGAGTACTTTGCTGCGGTTTAATTGAGTTTGAATTGAAAAACCCTCCTAGCTTGATTCAATGTGGCTGGGAGGGTTTTTTGTTTGAATCAAACGTTTGATCGTCAATTCAATGCACGTTCTGTCAGTTTCGTAAGCACCTGATTCGATCGCTCAACAAATGCTTTCATTCCATCTGCATTAAAGCCTTTCTGCGCCATCAATGCTAAGTCATACACATGGTGACAAATCATATTGGCAAGTTCAGCCGATGGAGAATTCGCAGCATCACCAGTCACGATCGCGCCTTGACTCAGATTCATCAAATTCTGAATCATCGGATGCGAAGTGTTGACCAATAGAATGTGCTCTTCAGGAAACTCGATCGATTGTTGTTGCAATAATGCGCTCATTTCCTGCATCCGACGCAACTGTTCTGGTAACAAGACCATCGCAGGAGGAGCCGCCGAATCTCCTTTTAATGCCTCAGTGCGAATCGTCAGTTTTGGCTTTCCTAATGCACTTTGGAACAATGACTTGATCTGTTCACCACGAGTTTGATTGGTGTTCGGATCAACAATTTCGGATTTGTCTTTATCAATCAGCGTTTCATCGAGTTCAGAGTCAACGCGGGAGAATTTAATGTGCGAATATTCCCGCTCCAAAAAGCTGACAAAGTGACTATCGATAAAGGAATCCATGAACAGAACTTCTAAGCCCTGACTGGTGTGCAACTGAACATACGTTGCTTGAGTGACTTCATCGGTACAGTAGAACACTCGATTTTCGTGACGGTCTTTGTTCCGCTCTAGATACTCTTTCAGTGTGGTGTAAGTTTTACCGTCTACAGAATTGCTCTGTTCGGTGTCCTGCCAAGCATCACCTTCTTGGGTTTGAACTTCGACTTTTGGCTGTTCTTTGAGCGTAGTGCGATAGATCAGAATGTCTTCAACTTGCTTTTTGAACTTGTCATCGTTGAGTGAGCCGAATTTGACGAAGGTTCCTAAGTCTTGCCAACTCCGGATATAGGCTTCTCGATCGTCGCGGTACAGTTCTTTTAATCGATCGCCCACTTTCTTGGCAATGTAGTCTGCAATCCGTCGAACCGTTCGATCGTTCTGCAAGAAGCTTCTCGAAACATTCAGCGGAATATCGACACTATCAATCACACCTTGCAGCGGCAGTAAAAATCGTGGAACAACTTCTTCACAGTTATCGCTGACAAAGACTTGATTGCAGAACAGTTTAATTTGTCCCTTGGTGACATCGACATCCGGTTTGAGCTTCGGAAAATAGAGAATTCCGTTAACTACAAATGGATAATCCGTATTCAGATGCACCCAAAGCAGCGGATCTTCTTGGTACGGATAGAGATAGCGATAGAACTCTAGATAGTCTTCTTTCGTGAGATTGCTCGGTGACTCCTTCCAAGGTGCTTTCTGGCGGTTGATTTGTTCCGGTGCAGTCATTTCCTGACCTTCGGCAGCCAGAACTTCTAACTTGATCGGGAACGGGAGAAAGTCACAGTAAGTTTTAACTAACTGACGAATGCGGTATGGCTTCAGGTATTCCTCTTCTTCATCCTGTAGCGTTAACTTAACTGTTGTACCTCGTGTTGTTCTAGATGAGTCTGAAAGGCTGA
Coding sequences within it:
- a CDS encoding heat shock protein 90 (similar to AA sequence:cyanobase_aa:LBDG_31180) — translated: MTTILEQGNISIHTENIFPIIKKWLYSDHEIFLRELVSNAIDAIQKLNMVSRSGEFSGEVGELEVVIAIDKPNKTLSISDTGIGMTADEVKKYINQVAFSSAEEFVEKYKASGDQQIIGHFGLGFYSSFMVAKQVEIDTLSYKEGAQAVHWSCDGSTEFSLSDSSRTTRGTTVKLTLQDEEEEYLKPYRIRQLVKTYCDFLPFPIKLEVLAAEGQEMTAPEQINRQKAPWKESPSNLTKEDYLEFYRYLYPYQEDPLLWVHLNTDYPFVVNGILYFPKLKPDVDVTKGQIKLFCNQVFVSDNCEEVVPRFLLPLQGVIDSVDIPLNVSRSFLQNDRTVRRIADYIAKKVGDRLKELYRDDREAYIRSWQDLGTFVKFGSLNDDKFKKQVEDILIYRTTLKEQPKVEVQTQEGDAWQDTEQSNSVDGKTYTTLKEYLERNKDRHENRVFYCTDEVTQATYVQLHTSQGLEVLFMDSFIDSHFVSFLEREYSHIKFSRVDSELDETLIDKDKSEIVDPNTNQTRGEQIKSLFQSALGKPKLTIRTEALKGDSAAPPAMVLLPEQLRRMQEMSALLQQQSIEFPEEHILLVNTSHPMIQNLMNLSQGAIVTGDAANSPSAELANMICHHVYDLALMAQKGFNADGMKAFVERSNQVLTKLTERALN
- a CDS encoding hypothetical protein (similar to AA sequence:cyanobase_aa:LBDG_03710), with amino-acid sequence MIPKVENAISRLDSRASDWLKVGTEKRIEYLKRCMEGTIEVAEDWAIAACKAKGFDSVGEEWLTGSVTTLMMLRAIIRTLEGRTAKIENGIARVFPDNLLDRLLWLGFRGEVWVDAAESVKCDRPGIALVLGAGNVGSTAPLDALYKLFAENQVVLLKMNPVNEYVGKFLEQAFEPLITDGFLQIVYGGADVGSYLCQHPKIDSIHVTGSHHTYYAIANSKPITSELGCVTPVLIVPGDWSESDLKFQARHVASMVVHNASFNCVAAKVIVTAKGWKLRDRFLTLLRQEFAKIPNRKAYYPGAQQRYQEFLDRYPQAEIFGTRTDEIVPWTFIPDIEDNYALQNEAFCGVLAEVSLEATTAKEFLDRAVPFCNEKIWGNLSCVILAKTSVDDAIKNLNYGAIGVNVWTGVIYALPELAWGAYPGNDHSDIQSGQGFVHNAYFLDRPKKSVLYAPFRIRPTPFWFADHRNLLPVAQRAAELQISPTWNKFTQLLFAAIQG
- a CDS encoding peroxiredoxin (similar to AA sequence:cyanobase_aa:LBDG_03720) produces the protein MTQEGCLRVGQSAPDFAATAVIDQEFKDIKLSDYRGKYVVLFFYPLDFTFVCPTEITAFSDRYEEFKAIGTEILGVSVDSAFSHLAWIQTDRKSGGVGDLTYPLVSDIKKEISTAYNVLDPEQGIALRGLFIIDKDGVIQHSTINNLSFGRSVDETLRTLQAIQYVQSHPDEVCPAGWKPGDQTMNPDPVKSKEYFAAV